A part of Rattus rattus isolate New Zealand chromosome 4, Rrattus_CSIRO_v1, whole genome shotgun sequence genomic DNA contains:
- the LOC116899459 gene encoding gamma-crystallin A, with translation MLYERPNYQGYQYFLRRGDYPDYQQWMGFSDSIRSCRSIPYTSSHRIRLYERDDYRGLVSELTEDCSCIHDCFRLNEIYSMHVLEGSWVLYEMPNYRGRQYLLRPGDYRRYHDWGAMDAKVGSLRRVMDLY, from the exons ATGCTCTATGAGCGCCCCAACTACCAGGGCTACCAGTACTTCCTGCGACGCGGGGACTACCCCGACTACCAGCAGTGGATGGGTTTCAGCGACTCCATTCGCTCCTGCCGTTCCATTCCCTAT ACCAGCTCTCACAGGATAAGGCTGTACGAGAGAGATGACTACCGGGGCCTTGTGTCTGAGCTCACGGAAGACTGTTCCTGCATCCACGACTGCTTCCGCCTCAACGAGATCTACTCCATGCATGTGCTAGAAGGCAGCTGGGTCCTCTATGAGATGCCCAACTACCGAGGCCGCCAGTACCTGCTCAGGCCTGGAGACTACAGGCGCTACCACGACTGGGGCGCAATGGATGCCAAAGTCGGCTCTCTGAGACGGGTCATGGATTTGTACTAA
- the LOC116899457 gene encoding gamma-crystallin B isoform X1, with amino-acid sequence MGKITFFEDRGFQGRCYECSSDCPNLQTYFSRCNSVRVDSGCWMLYERPNYQGHQYFLRRGDYPDYQQWMGFSDSIRSCRLIPQHSGTYRMRIYERDDFRGQMSEITDDCLSLQDRFHLSEIHSLNVMEGCWVLYEMPSYRGRQYLLRPGEYRRYLDWGAANAKVGSFRRVMDFY; translated from the exons ATGGGAAAG ATCACCTTCTTCGAGGACCGAGGCTTCCAGGGCCGCTGCTATGAGTGCAGCAGCGACTGCCCCAACCTGCAGACCTACTTCAGCCGCTGCAATTCCGTCCGCGTGGACAGCGGCTGCTGGATGCTCTATGAGCGCCCCAACTACCAGGGCCACCAGTACTTCCTGAGACGTGGAGACTACCCTGACTACCAGCAGTGGATGGGTTTCAGCGACTCCATTCGCTCCTGCCGTCTCATCCCCCAA cactcGGGCACTTACAGAATGAGGATCTACGAGAGAGATGACTTCAGAGGACAAATGTCAGAGATCACAGACgactgtctctctcttcaggaTCGCTTCCACCTCAGCGAGATTCACTCCCTCAATGTAATGGAGGGCTGCTGGGTCCTCTATGAGATGCCTAGCTACAGAGGGCGCCAGTACCTGCTGAGGCCGGGAGAGTACAGGAGATATCTTGACTGGGGGGCTGCGAACGCCAAAGTTGGCTCTTTTAGAAGAGTCATGGATTTTTACTGA
- the LOC116899457 gene encoding gamma-crystallin B isoform X2 has translation MGKITFFEDRGFQGRCYECSSDCPNLQTYFSRCNSVRVDSGCWMLYERPNYQGHQYFLRRGDYPDYQQWMGFSDSIRSCRLIPQVNSHRMRIYERDDFRGQMSEITDDCLSLQDRFHLSEIHSLNVMEGCWVLYEMPSYRGRQYLLRPGEYRRYLDWGAANAKVGSFRRVMDFY, from the exons ATGGGAAAG ATCACCTTCTTCGAGGACCGAGGCTTCCAGGGCCGCTGCTATGAGTGCAGCAGCGACTGCCCCAACCTGCAGACCTACTTCAGCCGCTGCAATTCCGTCCGCGTGGACAGCGGCTGCTGGATGCTCTATGAGCGCCCCAACTACCAGGGCCACCAGTACTTCCTGAGACGTGGAGACTACCCTGACTACCAGCAGTGGATGGGTTTCAGCGACTCCATTCGCTCCTGCCGTCTCATCCCCCAAGTGA ATAGCCATAG AATGAGGATCTACGAGAGAGATGACTTCAGAGGACAAATGTCAGAGATCACAGACgactgtctctctcttcaggaTCGCTTCCACCTCAGCGAGATTCACTCCCTCAATGTAATGGAGGGCTGCTGGGTCCTCTATGAGATGCCTAGCTACAGAGGGCGCCAGTACCTGCTGAGGCCGGGAGAGTACAGGAGATATCTTGACTGGGGGGCTGCGAACGCCAAAGTTGGCTCTTTTAGAAGAGTCATGGATTTTTACTGA